AAGAAATACTTCCTTTAATATTTGGGAGAAAACATCTAAAGATCATAAACTAGAAATTGTACTCACTATATCATACTGACATCAATACAAATTAACGCTATCAATTTTCTTCGTTGAAATCTTGTGTGTGAGCAAATGCAATTTagattaaatttctaatttgcTAAAAATTTACAAATCTAAAAATCATTGTTTGATTTACAAATCTTTACAAATCTAACAATCGTTAGGGGTCTCAAGACTGTTACTAGATAAAAAGTACAAAGGAAAAAATTGACCAATGTATGGTTCATAACTATTAGTAATAAACGAAATATATGTAGAATGAGATGTAGAATGATATCAAttatgcaatgaaagtaaatcTGTACATAATTTGAAGAGTGCAATCAAATTTCCAAagtagttttattttaatttatttttattcagtACAAAACATATACAAGATTGGGACCGAGCCTCAAATGTAACCTCTTAATCAAAGGTGTATGCCTTAATCTAACAAGGTTGAGGCGTTACTTAACCAAACTAATGTTACAATAATATGACCTAAGAGGCCTCAGAATTACAAGCAAACGAGAAggaccaaaaagaaaaaaagaaaaaaaaaagaaaagtttattGCAATTGAAGTAAATTCATTGTGAGATTGTGTGAAATGCATGAGGTAGTGAATTGAGGATAAGTATATGGGCCTTGTAATAAAGCATTGGCAATTATACTATATGCTGCTTCTGTTAAGTGGATGCCATCCCAACTAACATATTTGGAAGGATCATCACAcactgtttttgtttttgtttcatgtgtatcCACCAAACAAGGCTGCAAGGTATTTGTCAATCCTGCATTACACATTACCAAACACTTAGAAATAAATGAATCCGAAACATTTTGATTCACTTttcttgaaaatttgaaaaacaggGTCTATTTAATCATGTTTTCGTTTCTTGtttctaaataaatttaaaatgatcTCAAAATACATACCAAATTTTTCTGGTTGATTAAAGAAACGCATGGCAGAATTGTAGTAATCTGCATATATGATTTGGACGTCAGGATAGCAAGCTCAAATTCGGTTCAATTCTTCTTGAAGTTGTTCATTGTGGTACTCAGAAAATTGATTCAACCAATCCAAACAACCATTTTTAGAGTCTTGGAGTGAAGTTGAATAAGTTTTGAGATAGGTTGGATTACACCCAATTGGAAGATTTCCAGGAACCATTAAAATTTGTGCACCCAATTGAATCAACTCCTACAACAATCAAATTGTAAAGATTTGATCTTTAGAACAACATTAGGGCTTTGTggcaaataaatacaaaattaaagaatagGATATTATATAATCATACTGTAATGGTTGAACCAATTGCTTTAACCACCAATGGTACGAGTGATTTAATTTCTTCAAAGTTATGTCGGTCAAAAAATGGATAATTGTAATCATTGCCTCCTATTTCTCCCACTAGAAATAGtgaactttttaggatttttctacATCCtgtaaatcaaaatcaaatcatCTCAGCTTCCAGCTTCATAACATAAATTGGAGACATAAATGAGATTATCCCTATATTATAGgggaaaaaattatgaaaacagTTGGATTTAAAATGTTCTGGCTTTTATATGTTTTCTAATTATCAACTTTGAACTCGATAATACAAATTTTATATGAGTTGAGAGTTAaaacttcttttctctttagaagaatactttaaatttaaaattcctCAAAATTGCATAAAAAGATTTaagcataaataattaataccccatttgataacaatttagtaaccatttgatttttatttttgaaaattaagcttatttcattcacattttttactttgcatctttcttaattacaatagttgaattcttaagccaaattccaaaaataaaaacaaaaacaactttttgaaagctacttttttttttagttctcaaaatttgacttaattttttaaatcattagtaaaaagtagataataaaggaagaaatttgaagatggaagtagtgtccataggcttacttttcaaaaacaaaaataaaaaataaaatggttaccaaatgaggcCTAAATAATTTAAGGATGAAACCATGATACCAAATGGTCTAAAAATTCCAAGCAGTACGAGctatatttgttatattttgttgaATATGGAAAGTTTTCTCCTTCCCCTTACCCATTTGGAATGTTATTCCTTGCAATTTATATTTATCCTTTTCAATATTATTCTTTCTTTATGTCCATTTTTACCGTTGTGTCTTTGTCATATTTGGCAAACATTGTTATATATACCAGGGAGACTCCCCTTGTAAAATAAATgtagaaaaataataagaaaattcaGAATTTCAACATGGTATCGGAGTCATCTCTCTAAATCATTTTCATAGATTTCACGTCCGAAACTAtagcaaagaaaaacaaaacattgaAATTTCAAACCTACCAATTTGTTTGAAGCTATGCGTCAGAAAAACCACCATCCACAATATGGAGCTTCACGTCTGAAGCGAATCCGTGCTCCATTGTTCACGATAGCCGAATCTTGTTCTTCGAGTATCGAGTATCTTGGAGCTTTACATCCGAAGCGAATTCGTGCTCCATCGTTCACGACGGTCGAATCTCGTTCTTTGAGTATTGAGTATCCGTTCTTCGATCGAGTATTGTGTTGCCGTGGGTGTGTTCAATCTAATCCGTGTGTGTTTTCGAGTATCGAGTATCCATTCTTTGATCGAGTATCGTGTTCTCGTGAGTTTGTTCGATCTAACCCATGTGTGTTGTCGAGTACCGAGTATTGTTAAGGGGTTTGGTTTCGTTATCGTGTTATCGAGTCTGGCAATCGGgtatggaaatttttttttccgaGTCTGGCAACCGAGTTTAGGAAGTT
The nucleotide sequence above comes from Benincasa hispida cultivar B227 chromosome 3, ASM972705v1, whole genome shotgun sequence. Encoded proteins:
- the LOC120073729 gene encoding LOW QUALITY PROTEIN: GDSL esterase/lipase At1g28570-like (The sequence of the model RefSeq protein was modified relative to this genomic sequence to represent the inferred CDS: substituted 1 base at 1 genomic stop codon), with amino-acid sequence MDSSNSSSFLWLNRWLIIFSVAIIALSPPNILANCFTSIFNFGDSLSDTGNVFYKCQSNKPPRSCFLPYGDTFFRRPTGRYSDGRLIIDFIAQSLGLPLLQPYLDVGVERQRMSVEEFEKGLNFAVVGATTLDASYLREKLMVEVPTNYSLSVQLEWFRNAYSSVCASTSTTRCRKILKSSLFLVGEIGGNDYNYPFFDRHNFEEIKSLVPLVVKAIGSTITELIQLGAQILMVPGNLPIGCNPTYLKTYSTSLQDSKNGCLDWLNQFSEYHNEQLQEELNRIXACYPDVQIIYADYYNSAMRFFNQPEKFGLTNTLQPCLVDTHETKTKTVCDDPSKYVSWDGIHLTEAAYSIIANALLQGPYTYPQFTTSCISHNLTMNLLQLQ